Genomic DNA from Anabaena cylindrica PCC 7122:
CGATTGAGTAAAATTTGCGGTTGCTTCCTTCACCTGCTGCTTTAAATCTTCAGGTAGTTTGTCTGGATTAGTGTAGAAATGAGTTGCGATCGCAGCGTTAGCGATTAACATCCCAGTAGCAGCTTCTGCGCCACCGCGAACCAAATTTACCATATCATCATCGGGCATAAACCCACTATTTATAGGCTGCGCGTGTACCTCTGTACTTTGCTGATTTGGTACTACAGCCTGTGAATTTGGTTCTTGTACTGCTAAGGATTTAGATTCCTTCCATTCATTGATGTACTTCGATATGTCTCTATCGCTGCCCCTGCCCGCTTGCTGACGAACCACGGTGCGAGTTATTTTTTCGGTTTTGCTACATAAATCTTCGCAAATTTCAAAAACTATTTCTCTTAGGTGTCGCTTATCTGTACCATTGGTGCTTTCTGAAGTTTCTTCTAGCGTTGAGTCATGAAGTTCTTGATTATCAAGGATTTGAGTATTTTCTTCATCTGCGATATTAGTCATTCTCACTGATTCCTAAAACTCATAAAAAACATGGTACTGCGGACTAAAAGGTATGAAACACAGTACCATTACTTAAGTATTATTTAAAATTTATAACAAGCTATTAGAAATTCTTGTTT
This window encodes:
- a CDS encoding DNA-binding protein → MTNIADEENTQILDNQELHDSTLEETSESTNGTDKRHLREIVFEICEDLCSKTEKITRTVVRQQAGRGSDRDISKYINEWKESKSLAVQEPNSQAVVPNQQSTEVHAQPINSGFMPDDDMVNLVRGGAEAATGMLIANAAIATHFYTNPDKLPEDLKQQVKEATANFTQSRLNFNRSIFDPQNLIHQAMEKIG